Proteins encoded by one window of Corvus cornix cornix isolate S_Up_H32 chromosome 27, ASM73873v5, whole genome shotgun sequence:
- the MSL1 gene encoding LOW QUALITY PROTEIN: male-specific lethal 1 homolog (The sequence of the model RefSeq protein was modified relative to this genomic sequence to represent the inferred CDS: inserted 1 base in 1 codon), producing MGAGGGSPGQAACLRQILLLQLDLIEQQQQQLQAKERQIEELRAERDTLLARIERMERRVQLVKKDSEREKHRIFQGFEVDEKPEAEACEKLPLECPQDLLEPPPTLQPKHFPYGRNGKGHKRKPTFGSAERKTPVKKLVSDFSKVKSKTPKHSPGKEESGGSLAETVCKRELRSQETPEKPRSLLEXPLRASAPPKGPSTHPKEKGFVSEADDLPYLSTTEMYLCRWHQPPPSPLPLREPSPKKEETVAIPSWRDHVVEPLRDPNPSDLLENLDDSVFSKRHAKLELDEKRRKRWDIQRIREQRILQRLQLRMYKRKGIQESEPEVTSFFPEPDDVESLLITPYLPVVAFGRPLPKLTPQNFELPWLDERSRCRLEVQKKQTPHRTCRK from the exons ATGGGCGCCGGCGGAGGGTCGCCCGGGCAGGCCGCCTGCCTGCGGCagatcctgctgctccagctggaccTGAtcgagcagcagcagcagcagctgcaggccaAGGAGCGGCAGATCGAGGAGCTCCGGGCCGAGCGCGACACG CTCCTGGCGCGGATTGAGCGCATGGAAAGGCGGGTGCAGCTGGTGAAGAAGGACAGCGAGCGGGAGAAGCACCGCATCTTCCAGGGCTTTGAGGTGGACGAGAAGCCAGAGGCGGAGGCATGTGAGAAGCTGCCTCTGGAGTGTCCCCAGGACCTGCTGGAGCCCCCCCCAACCCTGCAGCCCAAGCACTTCCCCTATGGCAGGAACGGGAAGGGGCATAAAAG GAAGCCAACATTCGGGAGCGCGGAGAGGAAGACGCCTGTTAAAAAACTAGTGTCGGATTTCTCCAAAGTGAAGAGTAAAACTCCAAAGCACTCCCCGGGGAAGGAGGAATCGGGTGGCTCCTTGGCCGAAACTGTTTGTAAACGAGAACTGCGGAGCCAAGAGACTCCGGAAAAACCCCGGTCGCTCCTGG ACCCGCTCCGAGCGTCAGCCCCGCCAAAGGgccccagcacccaccccaAGGAGAAAGGCTTTGTCAGCGAGGCCGACGACCTGCCCTATCTCTCCACCACCGAAATGTACTTGTGCCGCTGGCACCAGCCACCCCCATCACCGCTGCCGCTGCGGGAACCTTCTCCAAAAAAGGAGGAGACTGTAGCAA TTCCGTCTTGGAGGGACCATGTCGTGGAGCCCCTGAGAGACCCCAACCCCTCGGACCTCCTGGAG AACCTGGACGACAGTGTCTTTTCCAAACGGCACGCAAAGCTGGAGCTGGATGAGAAACGAAGGAAAAG GTGGGACATCCAGCGGATCAGGGAACAGAGAATCCTACAGCGGCTGCAGCTCCGAATGTACAAAAGGAAAGGGATTCAGGAGTCGGAACCTGAAGTTACCTCATTTTTCCCTGAGCCAGATGATG TGGAAAGTTTGCTCATCACCCCTTACCTGCCCGTCGTCGCCTTTGGCCGGCCCTTGCCCAAACTGACCCCACA gaaCTTCGAGCTGCCCTGGCTGGACGAGCGCAGCCGCTGCCGGCTGGAGGTGCAGAAGAAGCAGACGCCGCACCGGACCTGTCGGAAATAA
- the CASC3 gene encoding protein CASC3, with protein sequence MADRRRQRASQDSEDSEGSAASDSAGSVPGSPPLRPLPLGLRIPIPLRLAPPTAPPAARRRRGPRRWAAGPRGRERRWGGGKSAAESECESEDGIEGDAVLSDYESAEDSEAEEEDYSEEESSKVELKQDSNDSCESAARGEKGSEKADPKGAVTGERQSGDGQESTEPVEKKVGKKVPKHLDDDEDRKNPAYIPRKGLFFEHDLRGQTQEEEVRPKGRQRKLWKDEGRWEHDKFREDEQAPKTRQELIALYGYDIRSAHNPDDIKPRRMRKPRFGSPPQRDPNWSNERPPKPPRHQGAKSPSAPPRSFNSRSSASTGRMPPARNYPRMGGYKETRPGYRASEATVPHRNGEQAKQESSYRGKRTEQSPSRDTSPELEVAHVHGSPGKEEGALENQAMAADAAQPPPDRPVEKKSYSRARRTRVKAGEAGKLAEEAPASEGVAPVIPKPTPAESSPPPAKSNWESPVESSVDGLEQEMTQMNLTEQNWSPGQSQFIPPRELRGIPNHMHVGTGPPPQFNRMEEMAVQGGRVKRYSSQRQRPPVPEPAPPMHISIMEGHYYDPLQFQGPIYTHGENPAPLPPQGMIVQPEMHLPHPGLHPHQTPPAMANPGLYPPPVSMPPGQPPPQQLLTPTYFSAPGVMNFGNPGYPYPPGALPPPPPPHLYSNTQAQSQVYGGVTYYNTVQQQVQPKPSPPRRTSQPVTIKPPPPEDSKGEKSKERSNT encoded by the exons ATGGCGGaccggcggcggcagcgcgcCTCCCAGGACAGCGAGGACAGCGAGGGCTCGGCGGCCTCCGACAGCGCCGGCTCCGTGCCCGGTTcgcccccgctccgcccgcTCCCGCTCGGGCTCCGGATCCCGATCCCGCTCCGGCTCGCCCCGCCCACCGCACCGCCCGCCGCGCGGCGCCGCCGGGGCCCTCGGCGCTgggccgcggggccgcggggccgaGAGCGCCGGTGGGGCGGGGGGAAGAGCGCGGCCGAGTCGGAGTGT gaaaGTGAGGATGGCATCGAAGGAGATG ctgTGCTCTCTGACTACGAAAGCGCCGAGGACTCGGAG gcagaggaagaggattACAGCGAGGAAGAAAGCTCCAAGGTGGAGCTGAAGCAGGACAGCAACGATTCCTGCGAGTCGGCGGCcagaggggagaaggggagTGAGAAGGCAGATCCCAAGGGAGCGGTGACGGGCGAGCGGCAGAGCGGGGACGGGCAG GAGAGCACGGAGCCTGTGGAGAAGAAAGTTGGGAAGAAGGTTCCCAAGCACCTGGACGACGATGAGGATCGGAAGAACCCAGCATACATCCCACGCAAGGGGCTCTTCTTTGAGCATGACCTCCGAGGGCAGACGCAGGAGGAGGAGGTCAG GCCAAAAGGTCGTCAGCGGAAGCTGTGGAAGGACGAGGGGCGCTGGGAACATGACAAATTCCGTGAGGACGAGCAGGCCCCCAAGACCAGGCAGGAGCTGATCGCACTGTACGGATATGACATCCGGTCAGCCCACAACCCCGACGACATCAAACCCCGGAGGATGCGCAAACCACG GTTTGGCAGTCCCCCTCAGCGAGACCCGAACTGGTCCAACGAGAGGCCCCCCAAGCCCCCAAGGCACCAGGGTGCCAAGAGCCCCTCAGCCCCCCCACGCTCATTCAACAGCcgcagctctgccagcaccgGCAGGATGCCCCCTGCCAGGAACTACCCCAGGATGGGGGGCTACAAGGAGACCCGGCCAGGCTACCGGGCTTCGGAAGCGACTGTCCCGCACCGGAATGGGGAACAAGCCAAGCAGGAGAGCAGCTACCGTGGGAAGCgcacagagcagagcccctCGAGGGACACGTCCCCCGAGTTGGAGGTGGCACATGTCCACGGCAgccctgggaaggaggagggggctCTGGAAAACCAAGCCATGGCTGCCGACGCTGCGCAGCCGCCGCCAGACAGACCAGTCGAGAAGAAATCTTATTCCCGGGCAAGAAGGACCAGAGTCAAGGCTGGGGAAGCGGGGAAGCTGGCAGAGGAAGCGCCCGCTTCCGAGGGGGTGGCTCCCGTGATTCCAAAACCCACGCCAGCTGAGAGCTCCCCCCCACCAGCCAAGAGCAACTGGGAGTCGCCAGTGGAATCCAGCGTGGATGGACTTGAGCAGGAGATGACCCAGATGAACCTGACGGAGCAGAACTGGAGCCCAGGGCAGTCCCAGTTCATCCCGCCCCGGGAGCTGAGGG GTATTCCCAACCATATGCACGTGGGAACTGGGCCACCGCCGCAGTTTAACCGGATGGAGGAGATG GCAGTGCAGGGGGGCCGTGTGAAGCGCTACTCATCGCAGCGGCAGAGACCCCCCGTGCCGGAGCCAGCGCCCCCCATGCACATCAGCATCATGGAAGGGCACTACTACGACCCAC TACAATTCCAGGGACCAATCTACACCCATGGTGAGAAcccagccccgctgccgcccCAAGGGATGATTGTGCAGCCGGAGATGCACCTTCCTCATCCAG GTTTACACCCCCACCAGAcgccccctgccatggcaaaCCCTGGCCTCTACCCCCCACCAGTGTCCATGCCCCCGGGCCAGCCTCCACcgcagcagctgctcactccGACTTACTTCTCCGCCCCTGGAGTGATGAATTTTGGGAATCCTGGCTACCCCTACCCCCCTGGAGCTCTGCCCCCTCCGCCCCCTCCTCATCTCTATTCCAACACGCAG